Proteins co-encoded in one Candidatus Limnocylindrales bacterium genomic window:
- a CDS encoding alpha/beta hydrolase family protein yields MTPVLLKILTRSIDRIKLTLSSKKRSSIRHQPYTRDYSHLTRREYLEHPELFYRKPPPINQVRILRTEFIRGFKRSYLTFQSPYQTPYLENNTVYGIYTTVDRPGTADWVLIVLHGWGRPHFRIEKKMCLTLARHGISSLLLTMPYHQERAPAGSWSGEYMISGDVVRTAESFQQTIAEVQAIIPWLRQKFHRIGIFGMSLGGIIAHLAMAVEPFDAGITLLAGGNSAKIVWEGQMTQYVREDIERAGITLEQLELIWLATNPTNLAPKNRVKNLLMINGQFDEIIPVSYTLELWEALGKPPIKWYPCAHYSSYFFLKRILRDVVEFIATIQESGVRSPYTLTLSPSRDNKITNPLTPEI; encoded by the coding sequence ATGACTCCTGTTTTATTAAAAATTCTGACCCGATCTATAGACCGGATCAAACTGACTCTATCCTCAAAAAAACGAAGCTCTATTCGCCACCAACCCTATACAAGGGATTATTCTCATTTAACCCGCCGAGAATACCTGGAGCATCCTGAATTATTTTACCGTAAACCCCCTCCGATTAATCAGGTGAGAATTTTAAGAACAGAGTTCATAAGAGGATTTAAGCGCTCGTATCTTACCTTTCAGAGCCCTTATCAAACACCCTATTTAGAAAATAATACCGTTTATGGAATTTATACCACGGTCGACAGACCCGGTACAGCCGATTGGGTTTTAATTGTACTCCATGGATGGGGACGACCCCATTTCAGAATAGAAAAGAAAATGTGCCTTACCCTTGCCAGGCATGGGATTTCCTCCCTGTTACTTACCATGCCCTATCATCAGGAGCGAGCTCCTGCCGGAAGTTGGAGTGGGGAATATATGATCAGTGGGGATGTAGTTCGAACGGCCGAATCCTTTCAACAAACCATTGCCGAGGTTCAGGCCATTATCCCCTGGTTAAGACAAAAATTTCACCGGATAGGTATTTTCGGTATGAGTTTAGGTGGAATCATTGCCCATCTGGCCATGGCGGTAGAGCCCTTTGATGCGGGAATTACTTTACTGGCCGGTGGAAATAGTGCAAAAATCGTCTGGGAGGGACAAATGACCCAGTATGTGCGTGAAGATATAGAACGGGCCGGAATTACATTGGAACAACTTGAGCTTATCTGGCTGGCTACAAATCCCACAAACTTAGCCCCTAAGAACCGGGTCAAAAATCTCCTCATGATTAACGGGCAATTCGATGAGATTATACCGGTCTCCTATACCCTGGAACTCTGGGAGGCCCTGGGAAAACCCCCTATCAAATGGTACCCCTGCGCACATTATAGCAGTTACTTCTTCTTAAAACGAATTCTCCGGGATGTCGTTGAATTTATCGCAACGATCCAGGAATCCGGGGTTAGAAGTCCATATACTCTGACCTTAAGTCCCTCCCGTGACAATAAAATAACTAATCCCTTGACACCGGAAATTTAG